From a region of the bacterium genome:
- a CDS encoding TIGR00282 family metallophosphoesterase, whose protein sequence is MTVLFIADIIGKSGLDLVAGLLSGVKKSHQVDVCIANGENMDAGNGLTESLAKQLFSLGVDAITGGNHTWSNSAFRHYLDTSPRVLRPLNYPPEAPGRGTTVIQTEAQVPVGILNVQGRTFMYPIDCPFKRCSEEVARLREKTKVLIVDLHAEATAEKQALAWHLDGQVSAVIGTHTHVQTADERILPKGTAYITDAGMTGPFDSVIGMDTQVALKRFIRQIPEKYRPATSNNRLNGVLLEIDAASGRAIKIARVNLP, encoded by the coding sequence ATTACCGTGCTGTTTATCGCGGACATCATTGGAAAATCTGGACTGGATCTGGTGGCGGGTCTGCTTTCGGGAGTGAAGAAATCCCACCAGGTGGATGTCTGCATCGCCAACGGCGAAAACATGGATGCAGGGAACGGACTCACAGAAAGTCTGGCCAAACAGCTTTTCTCTCTAGGTGTGGATGCGATCACCGGCGGCAATCATACTTGGAGCAACAGCGCTTTTCGCCATTATCTGGATACCAGCCCTCGCGTGCTGCGGCCGCTCAATTATCCGCCCGAAGCCCCGGGACGGGGTACCACGGTGATCCAAACCGAGGCCCAGGTGCCGGTGGGCATCCTCAATGTACAGGGGCGTACGTTCATGTACCCGATCGACTGCCCGTTTAAGCGGTGCAGCGAAGAGGTGGCCCGGTTGAGGGAAAAAACCAAGGTGCTGATTGTTGACCTGCACGCGGAAGCCACTGCGGAAAAACAGGCTTTAGCTTGGCATCTGGACGGTCAGGTCAGCGCTGTAATCGGCACCCATACCCATGTGCAGACCGCGGATGAACGCATTCTGCCCAAAGGAACCGCGTATATCACAGATGCCGGGATGACTGGTCCTTTTGATTCGGTCATCGGCATGGATACTCAGGTGGCGCTTAAACGGTTCATTCGCCAGATTCCAGAGAAATACCGTCCGGCGACCAGCAACAACCGTCTCAACGGTGTGCTGCTGGAAATTGATGCGGCCAGCGGCAGAGCCATCAAGATCGCCAGGGTGAACCTGCCCTAA